GCTCGAAATCATGGGTAAGCCGTTCGGTATCGGCCGTGTCGGTACTTTGGAAAAAGAAATGCCGCTCGAACAGTTCGCCCGTCTGGTGAAAACGAAGCTGGCCGTGGCCGGCGTGCGAATCGTTGGCGCTCGCGATCGGCTCGTGAAAAAAGTGGCGGTGGTCGGCGGTTCCGGTTCGGAGTGGATCGATGCGTCGCTTGAGCACGGCGCGGACGTCCTGGTAACGGCCGATTTGAAATACCACGACGCGCAGGACGCTTTGTATAAAGGGGTGGCGTTGGTCGATCCGGGTCACAACGGAATGGAGCGGATTGTCGTTCCGGTGGTGGCCGATTTTCTCAATCGAAAATTCAAGGCGAACAGCTGGCAGGCGGAAGCGGCCGCATCGGCTGTTGCCACTGATCCGTTTGATTTTTTGTAAAGTTGGACATTCTACTTTGAGACACGCCCCCATACGATGGTATCGGGGGTGTTTTTGCATGTGGGAATGGGTTGTCATTGCGTTCTGTCTGCTGACGGCTGCGCTGGGCGGCACGTATCTGTATTATTTGGCCCATTTGCTGTTGACGATTGCCAAATGTCCCGATTGCGGACGGATTATGCAAAAAGTGTTATACACCGAATGGGAAGATACGCAGGAACGGCACATCGTATACGAATGCCGATTTTGTCAGGCGAAGCGGATCCGGCCGCTACATAAAGGGAAACGATTTACCATGTATCCGTGAACAAAAACTCCCTCTTATACGGCCTTTGGCTGCAGGGAATCCTTTAGATAGGCAGTCCAATTGAATATTCGGGATAGGGGGGGCTTGCATGAAACGCCGTTCGCTGCTTCTGTGGATCGCACCGTTTCTGTCGCTAATTTTCGGAAATACCCCTGTGTACGCCGAACAGCCTGGTGTCGCCGACACGCAGGTGAAATCCGCCTCTGTCCAGCAACAGCAAATGCTTGTCAACGCGCTTCGCCATCAGGCGATTCTCGTCAAGGACAAGCGGGTTTTTCAACAACAGTTTCTGCAAACCGCCGAACGGTATGCCGCGAAATCCTCTTTAGCTCCAATGATTTTTCAAAGTCCTCATGCTTATTATTGTTCCGGTTTTGTGCAACAGATTTACCGTGAAAACGGGATTTGGATTCCCGCTCACTCGGTCGCTCAACAGACCTGGTACGGAATCCGGATCGCGAGCATCGACAAGGTGGAACCGGGTGATCTGCTGTTTTTCTCTGGCGCAGGGACCAGCCGGCTGCCGGCTCATGTCGGGATCTCGCTTGGCAACGGAAAACTGCTGCATGCCGCCGGCGGCCACAAGCAAATTTCCATGCTGCCGATCGATGAGCAGTTGCGCCGTCACTTTCTGTTTGCCACCCGGTTGGTGTCATCTGTATGATCTGCAATTTTTCAATTTCCATTCATCATTTTTCCGTCTTGCCAGCGGCAAGGCTTTTTCTTTTGCGAGGGACAGGTTACGGTGTCGAGAAAACAAGCGAGCGCGATTATGACGCGGTTTTTTTTCGTTTTGGATCACTTTTGTTTTGTTTTGCTGTGAAGTTCGAATTGAAACGGG
This is a stretch of genomic DNA from Effusibacillus pohliae DSM 22757. It encodes these proteins:
- a CDS encoding C40 family peptidase; protein product: MKRRSLLLWIAPFLSLIFGNTPVYAEQPGVADTQVKSASVQQQQMLVNALRHQAILVKDKRVFQQQFLQTAERYAAKSSLAPMIFQSPHAYYCSGFVQQIYRENGIWIPAHSVAQQTWYGIRIASIDKVEPGDLLFFSGAGTSRLPAHVGISLGNGKLLHAAGGHKQISMLPIDEQLRRHFLFATRLVSSV